The region CAAAAGCAAAAAAAATATTTTCTCGGGAATTCAAGACAAAATTATTACCGGACGATACCATTCATGGGTGGTAAGCGAAAAAAACTTCCCTGACTGCCTTGAAATTACATCAGTATCAGGGGAAGGTCATATTATGTCTGTTGCTCACAAGAACTACAATATCACCGGCATTCAATTTCACCCGGAATCATATATGACAAATACCAGCCTTCAGATTCTAAAAAACTGGATAAATATGGAATAAAAAAAAGCTGCTTCCCAAGTGAAACAGCTCTTAATTGTTAAAAACCTAAATTAAATAACTCCTTGATCTAACATTGCCTGGGCAACTTTCATAAAGCCTGCAATGTTTGCTCCTTTAACGTAGTTTATATAACCGTCTGCTCCTTTACCATATTTTACACAAGCAGCATGAATGTTGTTCATAATATCATGTAACCTGGCATCAACTTCTTCTCTGTTCCAGCTAATTTTCATAGAGTTCTGAGTCATTTCGAGACCTGAGGTTGCAACACCACCGGCGTTAACGGCTTTACCAGGGCCAAAAGGAATTTTGGCAGCGTGGAAAGCCTCAACTGCTTCAGGAGTGCATCCCATGTTGGAAACTTCAGCAACAACTTTAACGCCATTGGCAATAAGAGCTTTTGCATTTTCTCCATTGAGTTCGTTCTGAGTTGCACAAGGCAGAGCAATGTCAACTTTTACTTCCCATGGACGTTTTCCCTGAACAAATTTTGAACCGGGGAATTTATCTGCATAAGGTTTTACGATGTCCTGGTTAGAAGCTCTGAGTTCGAGCATATAGTCAATTTTTTTACCGGAAATTCCATCTGGATCATAAATGTATCCGTCCGGGCCACTGATGGTAACAACTTTGGCTCCGAGTTCAGTAGCTTTAAGCGCTGCGCCCCATGCTACGTTGCCAAAACCTGAGATAGAAACGGTTTTGCCTTTTAAATCAGTACCCATGGATTTGAGCATCTGGTCAAGGAAATAAATTCCACCGAAACCTGTAGCTTCGGGACGAACGAGTGAACCGCCCCAGTTCAGGCCTTTTCCGGTTAATACGCCAACGTGTTCGTTAGTAAGTTTTTTGTACATACCAAACATATATCCGATTTCTTTTCCACCCACACCAATATCACCAGCAGGGACATCCGTTTCGGGACCGATCATTTTCCATAATTCGAGCATGAATGATTGACAGAAACGCATGATTTCGTTGTTTGACCTGCCTTTGGCGTTGAAATCAGAACCTCCTTTACCACCACCCATTGGTAATGAGGTTAAACTGTTCTTGAAGATCTGCTCAAAACCTAAAAACTTTAAAATACTGAGGTTAACGCTCGGGTGGAAACGGATTCCGCCTTTGTAAGGTCCAATGGCGCCGTTGAACTGTACACGATATCCGAGGTTAACATGAACTTCGCCTTTATCATCAACCCAGGGGACTTTGAAAGTTAAGATTCTGTCAGGCTCAACAAGTCTGTCGATAATTCCTGCTGCTTCGAACTGAGGGTTTTGGTTAACAACTTCCTCAATGGATTCCAATACTTCACGAACTGCCTGCAAATATTCCAGTTCTCCCGGATGTTTTTTCTCGAGTTCGTTCATAATTTTTTCTACGTTCATAATATAAAAATTTAAAAAATTTATAAAAAAGTTCTTAGTAACCTTTAATTATTCTGCTTACAAAATTATACATATTTTTCGGAAAGAAAAATAAGTATCAAAAAATATTTTTAAAGACAAATTACTAAAAATCAACAATAAAATTCAATTATTTAGAGACAACTAATACTGCAACACAGATTTGAAATTAAGCCTACTGAAAATAATATATAAAAACACAGTCATTTTTAAGTATTTCTAATACTCAGAAAAAGTAGAATAAAATCAAAATGCCCAGCGATTTTTTATATATTCCTCAGTATTCCCGAAGGTAAAATGTCTCCCCTTATCAGGACAAGTCCGGGTTGTTCAACGCGTATTACTGGAACAGTTTTTCGTGCCGACTTTCTTTGCCGTGAAGGTCGGAAACAAATAAGATAATATTTTATTGAAGGTGTTTGGTTTTATTTCTTTTCCATAAATAATAAACAGGAAATCCCACACAAACAATGATAAGTCCCGGCCATGTGTACAAGGGTTTATATATCAGCAATACAATCATAATGAATAGTGCCGCAATAACATACAATGCGGGCAATACAGGGTAGCCAATTGCTTTGTAGGGCCTTTTAGCGTCCGGTTGTTTGCGGCGTAAAACAAATACTGCAATTATTGTCATGATATAAAATATCAGCACGGAAAATATCACATAATCTAGCAGGTTTGAATAAGTACCACTCAGGCATAACAGGCACGCCCATATACACTGTACATACAAACTGATGGAGGGGACCCCGAATCTGTTCAGTCTGCCCGTGCTTTTAAAAAACAGTCCGTCCTGCGCCATTGCATAATACACCCTAGCTCCTGAAAGTATTAATCCATTGTTGCATCCAAAAGTCGAAATCATCACCAGTATAGCCATCACCACCGCAGCCGACTCGCCTAAAATCATCGTCATGGAAGCTGTTCCCAGCCTGTCGTTGGTGGCAAATTGCATCCCCTGCTCAAAAACTCCGCTTGCTGCCTGCTCTCCCCTTAAGGGCAGCGTGTTCATGTAAACAAGATTCACTAATACATAGATGACTGTAACTATCAGGGTCCCGAAAAACAAACTCAGGGGAATATTTCTTTTGGGATTGATGATTTCCCCTGCAGTAAAAGTGATGTTGTTCCACGCATCAGAAGAAAACAAGGAACCAACCATGGAAGTTCCTATGACAGCCAGCAACGCAAAACCTGTCAGGGATTCTAAAAGACCATTTTCATTCATTGTTGCTGCATCCCAAAATATTTCCCTGTTTAAAGCTGATGCACCATTCCCCTTAAAAATGATTAAGCCAGCAACAATAAATACAAAAAGTAAAAAAACCTTTGTCAATGTAAATGTGTTTTGTACAACTTTGCCTGTTTTAATTCCCCTTGTATTAATCCATGTTAAAATAATGAGTGAAGATATTGCGATAATGTGAACCGTATTAAATTTAATAATACCCATGTCGAGCCATATGTTTTTTTCAGATACCCATGGAATAAGCACGCCGGTGAACTTGGCAAAAGCCATGGCAACGGCAGCAATGGTTCCGGTTTGTATCACAAGAAACAAGGTCCAACCATATAAAAATCCGGTCAGAGGGTTATAGGCTTCGCGAAGATAAACGTATTGCCCGCCGGCTTTAGGCATCATTCCTGCCAGCTCGCCGTAGCTCAGCGCAGCTATCAGCGTCATGACTCCGGTGATGAGCCATGCTACGAGTAACCATCCCGGAGAACCCAGTTGCCTCGACATATCTGCACTAACGATAAAAATACCCGAGCCTATCATGGAACCCGCTACCAGCGCAGTAGAATCTATTAACCGAAGATTTCTCCTGAATGCAATAGGTGGTGATTCTTTCATAGGTTGTTCTTATTTTTTTCCGGCAAAATAAAAGAAAACAAAATTGCCATAATAAATGCAAAAACAAAACTTGCCAGCCTCTCTGAAATTCCTGTTGGCGCCAGCAAAAACATCTTCCAGACTATAGTGCCCAGTGTTCCTGAAATAAGAGATGCAATGACACCTGCACGTGAAACTTTTTTCCAGAATAATATCAGCAATAAAGCCGGCCCGAATGAGGAGCCTATACCCGACCATGCATAAGAAACCAATCCGTAAACAGTATCTTTTACCGTTAATGCCAGTGTAAAAGCCAACAAACCCACCAGCAAAGTAACCACACGGTTCAGGGTAAGTAATTTTTTTCCACTGACTTTTTTTCTTGCCAGGGGACCGTAAATATCTTCCGTTATTGACGAAGAGCTGACTATGATCTCGGAAGATGCTGTTGACATCATGGCAGAAACAGCT is a window of Bacteroidales bacterium DNA encoding:
- a CDS encoding amino acid permease, with amino-acid sequence MKESPPIAFRRNLRLIDSTALVAGSMIGSGIFIVSADMSRQLGSPGWLLVAWLITGVMTLIAALSYGELAGMMPKAGGQYVYLREAYNPLTGFLYGWTLFLVIQTGTIAAVAMAFAKFTGVLIPWVSEKNIWLDMGIIKFNTVHIIAISSLIILTWINTRGIKTGKVVQNTFTLTKVFLLFVFIVAGLIIFKGNGASALNREIFWDAATMNENGLLESLTGFALLAVIGTSMVGSLFSSDAWNNITFTAGEIINPKRNIPLSLFFGTLIVTVIYVLVNLVYMNTLPLRGEQAASGVFEQGMQFATNDRLGTASMTMILGESAAVVMAILVMISTFGCNNGLILSGARVYYAMAQDGLFFKSTGRLNRFGVPSISLYVQCIWACLLCLSGTYSNLLDYVIFSVLIFYIMTIIAVFVLRRKQPDAKRPYKAIGYPVLPALYVIAALFIMIVLLIYKPLYTWPGLIIVCVGFPVYYLWKRNKTKHLQ
- the gdhA gene encoding NADP-specific glutamate dehydrogenase, whose product is MNVEKIMNELEKKHPGELEYLQAVREVLESIEEVVNQNPQFEAAGIIDRLVEPDRILTFKVPWVDDKGEVHVNLGYRVQFNGAIGPYKGGIRFHPSVNLSILKFLGFEQIFKNSLTSLPMGGGKGGSDFNAKGRSNNEIMRFCQSFMLELWKMIGPETDVPAGDIGVGGKEIGYMFGMYKKLTNEHVGVLTGKGLNWGGSLVRPEATGFGGIYFLDQMLKSMGTDLKGKTVSISGFGNVAWGAALKATELGAKVVTISGPDGYIYDPDGISGKKIDYMLELRASNQDIVKPYADKFPGSKFVQGKRPWEVKVDIALPCATQNELNGENAKALIANGVKVVAEVSNMGCTPEAVEAFHAAKIPFGPGKAVNAGGVATSGLEMTQNSMKISWNREEVDARLHDIMNNIHAACVKYGKGADGYINYVKGANIAGFMKVAQAMLDQGVI